One Peromyscus leucopus breed LL Stock chromosome 6, UCI_PerLeu_2.1, whole genome shotgun sequence genomic region harbors:
- the LOC119088260 gene encoding SWI/SNF-related matrix-associated actin-dependent regulator of chromatin subfamily E member 1-like: MRRRFALGQIKGQLKMSTPSCTHDDDDFSMEHTTTACFPRNRSLISEIFSKSVVSDGQWVLTKDKMQVLTQHVQFLVAHQRKLEAELLQLEEQHQEKKRKFLESTDSFNKELKSLCGLKVEVDMEKIATEMAQEEEQACKRQGEREKEAVEQAEHSQGGIAPEEEQVANKKRRKESPSACCQKMQDVEVPGSHRVRGWAGTARPRAPDLPPGCSFAPSSSPAGRRLRAGSGGLEARAFPSAGGGGGAA; this comes from the exons atgagaagaag ATTTGCTCTGGGtcagatcaaaggacaacttaagATGTCTACTCCATCCTGTActcatgatgatgatgactttTCAATGGAACATACAACCACCGCCTGTTTCCCGAGAAACCGCAGCCTCATCAGTGAGATCTTCAGCAAGAGTGTGGTATCTGATGGGCAGTGGGTTCTCACAAAGGATAAAATGCAGGTCCTCACACAACATGTCCAGTTTTTAGTGGCTCATCAGCGAAAACTAGAAGCCGAACTTCTTCAGCTAGAGGAACAACaccaggagaagaagaggaagttcCTGGAAAGCACAGATTCCTTTAACAAAGAACTTAAAAGCTTATGTGGTCTGAAGGTGGAAGTGGACATGGAGAAAATTGCAACTGAAATGGCACAGGAGGAGGAACAGGCCTGCAAAaggcagggggagagggagaaggaggcagtGGAGCAAGCCGAGCACAGTCAGGGCGGCATCGCCCCTGAGGAAGAGCAAGtggcaaacaaaaaaaggagaaaggagtcgCCATCTGCTTGCTGCCAGAAGATGCAAGATGTAGAAGTACCTGGAAGCCACAG GGTCCGTGGGTGGGCTGGGACAGCGCGGCCCAGGGCTCCGGACCTCCCTCCCGGCTGCAGCTTCGCCCCGTCCTCCAGCCCTGCAGGGCGCAGGCTCCGTGCAGGTAGCGGCGGCCTCGAGGCCCGCGCCTTCCCCtccgccggcggcggcggcggcgcagcctAG